The Carassius gibelio isolate Cgi1373 ecotype wild population from Czech Republic chromosome B22, carGib1.2-hapl.c, whole genome shotgun sequence genome window below encodes:
- the LOC127987969 gene encoding mesencephalic astrocyte-derived neurotrophic factor-like, which produces MIYLSGLSVALALALVPSCTEALKDGECEVCVGFLERFYQTLQDNDVKFNSDSIENALLKSCKEAKGKENRFCYYIGATSDAATKIINEVSKPMSNHVPVEKICEKLKKKDSQICELKYDKQVDLSSVDLKKLKVKDLKKILEEWGESCKGCVEKSDFIRKINELMPKYAPNAAKARTDL; this is translated from the exons ATGATATATTTGAGTGGGCTTTCTGTGGCACTGGCCCTGGCGCTGGTGCCGAGCTGCACTGAAGCTTTAAAGGATGGAGAGTGTGAAG TCTGTGTGGGTTTCCTGGAACGGTTTTACCAGACGCTACAAGACAACGATGTCAAGTTCAACAGTGACTCCATCGAAAATGCTCTTCTAAAATCTTGCAAAGAGGccaaaggaaaagaaaacagattt TGTTACTATATAGGGGCAACAAGTGATGCAGCAACAAAAATAATCAATGAAGTTTCCAAACCGATGAGTAACCATGTGCCAGTGGAAAAAATCTGTGAAAAGCTCAAAAAGAAGGACAGTCAGATCTGTGAACTGAAATATG ATAAACAAGTTGACTTGAGCTCCGTCGACCTGAAGAAGTTGAAAGTGAAAGATCTGAAGAAAATTTTGGAGGAATGGGGCGAATCCTGCAAAGGATGCGTGGAGAAATCCGACTTCATCCGCAAGATCAATGAGCTAATGCCCAAGTATGCGCCCAACGCGGCCAAGGCACGGACAGATCTCTAA
- the LOC127987968 gene encoding putative RNA-binding protein 15B, with protein sequence MKRQAERDASPSRTLAKRVRERDREREPNPPLALLLAETRAYHKRSRSREREKPRVRGERESLHHRAHHELGLLGRAPLRTTSVLPKGKTPSAETVGARLEYKTLLISNLGSQLSDEHVEDGLFHEFKKFGDVSVKLSHTPELGRIAYVNFRHTENAREARHAKNPLVLYDRPLKVEPMYMRRRSVTPPDVSYVSLHSAAYTYRQRSLSPGAGSSALRDMRPRHYVDGLGLSRDRVLDYYSALEERSRAYAYQLPEEDLKPEDDQRATRNLFIGNLDHNISEVELRQGFDKYGIIEEVVIKRPARGQGGAYAFLKFQNLDMAHRAKVAMQGRMINGNPIKIGYGKANPTTRLWVGGLGPSTSLAALAREFDRFGSIRTIDYVKGDNFAYIHYESLDAAQAACAQMRGFPLCGPNRRLRVDFAKAEETRAYPQQYQPPLLPPPHYELLADGYGRHHSLERELRARARSPSHPLFVERERDRLSDRDWSPPKGIERRANPEAFGRVRQRSRSRSRERWVKERELERGKNWEERRKRRSLSPIDCPAEERERSKLRGGAPSTPEDSPDRGRGRLPDSTSEPLDHTPDISRHISDERAVNDEPLHPRKEERHRKSESDPYSQTDKSKTDSKKPSTLSEYAQTLSRVWHGSLVLKNSCFPTNMHMLEGGVNFLHALMKDNQAGGSKITQLKIAQRLRLDQPKLDEVTRRIKLGSPDGYAVLLAVQGPMDRDAPPPEPGLQQRLLRNLVTYLRNKQAAGVIGLPLGGPKEREMGGMLYAFPPCDFSQQYLQTALKTIGKLEEDHLVIVVVRDSP encoded by the coding sequence ATGAAGCGGCAGGCCGAGCGCGACGCGAGTCCGTCCAGAACGCTCGCCAAACGCGTCCGCGAGCGCGACCGGGAGCGCGAACCGAACCCGCCGCTCGCGCTGCTGCTCGCCGAGACTCGAGCGTATCACAAACGCAGCCGCAGCCGAGAGCGGGAAAAACCGCGCGTCCGtggggagagagagagtctgCATCACCGCGCGCATCATGAACTGGGTCTGCTGGGTCGAGCCCCTCTCCGAACCACCTCAGTCCTGCCTAAAGGTAAGACCCCATCCGCGGAAACGGTGGGTGCGCGACTTGAATACAAGACACTACTTATCAGCAACCTTGGATCACAGCTTTCTGATGAACATGTAGAGGACGGACTGTTTCATGAGTTTAAAAAGTTCGGGGATGTGAGTGTCAAGCTGTCTCACACGCCTGAACTGGGTCGTATTGCCTACGTCAACTTCAGACACACGGAAAACGCGCGGGAAGCGCGTCATGCAAAAAACCCATTGGTGCTATATGATCGTCCACTCAAAGTTGAACCCATGTACATGCGACGTCGCagcgtcacgcctccagacgtgAGTTATGTGTCTCTGCACAGTGCTGCCTACACTTACAGGCAGCGGTCACTTTCACCTGGTGCTGGGAGTAGTGCCCTTAGAGATATGAGACCCAGGCATTACGTTGATGGTCTGGGACTCAGCAGGGACCGTGTTTTGGACTATTACAGTGCATTGGAGGAGAGAAGCCGTGCGTATGCGTATCAGCTTCCCGAGGAGGACTTAAAACCAGAGGACGATCAGAGAGCCACAAGGAACTTGTTCATTGGCAACTTGGATCATAACATTTCTGAGGTGGAACTGCGACAAGGATTTGACAAGTATGGAATTATCGAAGAGGTGGTTATCAAGCGGCCTGCCCGTGGACAAGGAGGTGCTTATGCTTTTCTTAAATTTCAAAATTTGGATATGGCTCACCGGGCCAAAGTGGCCATGCAGGGACGTATGATTAATGGCAACCCAATTAAAATCGGATACGGGAAGGCCAATCCGACGACTCGGCTATGGGTGGGCGGACTTGGCCCGAGCACCTCGCTGGCTGCTTTAGCCCGCGAGTTTGATCGCTTTGGGAGTATTCGCACCATAGACTATGTTAAAGGAGATAATTTTGCTTACATTCACTACGAGAGCCTGGATGCAGCCCAGGCTGCGTGTGCGCAAATGCGCGGCTTCCCTCTGTGTGGTCCGAATCGTCGGCTGCGTGTGGATTTTGCTAAAGCTGAGGAGACGAGGGCATACCCTCAACAATACCAGCCGCCTTTGCTCCCGCCTCCACATTACGAACTTCTAGCTGATGGTTACGGACGCCACCACAGCCTGGAGCGAGAACTGAGAGCGAGGGCTCGCTCACCCTCACACCCCCTCTTCGTGGAGCGAGAAAGAGATCGCCTTTCAGACCGAGACTGGAGTCCGCCGAAAGGAATTGAGCGGCGAGCGAACCCGGAGGCGTTTGGGCGGGTCAGGCAGCGCAGTCGTAGCCGCAGCAGGGAGCGCTGGGTAAAGGAACGAGAGCTAGAACGCGGGAAAAACTGGGAGGAGCGGCGCAAGAGAAGGAGCCTGAGTCCCATCGACTGTCCTGCCGAGGAGCGCGAGAGGTCAAAACTCCGAGGCGGAGCACCGTCTACTCCTGAAGACAGCCCGGATAGGGGTCGCGGCCGTCTTCCGGACTCCACCTCAGAACCTCTTGACCACACCCCTGACATCAGCAGACACATCAGTGATGAACGTGCTGTTAATGATGAACCTTTGCATCCGAGGAAGGAGGAGCGTCACCGCAAAAGCGAGAGCGACCCTTACTCACAGACGGACAAGTCCAAAACAGACTCCAAAAAGCCCAGCACGCTCTCTGAATATGCCCAGACGTTGAGTCGCGTGTGGCACGGTTCTCTCGTTCTTAAAAACAGCTGCTTCCCCACAAACATGCACATGCTTGAGGGGGGCGTGAACTTTCTCCACGCCCTCATGAAAGACAACCAAGCAGGCGGTTCCAAGATCACGCAGCTTAAAATCGCTCAGCGGCTGAGGCTGGATCAGCCCAAACTGGACGAGGTGACGAGACGCATCAAGCTAGGCAGCCCGGATGGCTACGCTGTCCTCCTCGCAGTTCAGGGGCCCATGGACCGCGACGCCCCTCCTCCAGAACCGGGCCTTCAACAGCGCCTTCTCCGCAACTTGGTGACGTACCTTAGGAACAAGCAGGCTGCAGGGGTCATCGGCTTGCCCCTCGGCGGCCCCAAAGAGCGAGAAATGGGCGGCATGTTATACGCCTTTCCTCCATGTGACTTCTCGCAGCAGTATCTCCAGACTGCTCTGAAGACTATTGGGAAACTCGAGGAGGACCACCTGGTCATCGTGGTTGTTAGAGACTCACCTTAA